The DNA window atcttgaaacaaaaaaaaaaaaaaaaaaaaaggagggactGAGAGAGCCAGGGACCAGGGAAGGACATGAGGCAGTGTTCTGAGGACTCAAAGACGGAagaatggggaggggaaggagcagCATGTGGGGTTGAGCAGAGGAGAAAGTCAGAAAGATGGCTTGGAGAAGGCAGCAGTCTGCGAGGCTGGGGAGGATGGATAGTGGTTTGGGGTTTGGGGTCGGGGTCTAAGGTGATCAGTTGCAGAAGCGTTACACGGTGGCCTGGTTTCTTTACTCAGGCCCTGGGGTAGATCACAGCCCCCCAGGTAGGTCCCTTTGccggaaaaggaagaaggagtgGTCGGACGAATCTGAGGAGTCATCAGAGGAGCCACAGAAGGAACTCAAGCGACAGCGAGTGTTGCTCGTGCTCCCTGAGCACCACGAGGCCTTCAACAGGCTGCTCGGTAGGACACCCCAGAGAGCACCTCCAATCCTGTTCTTCCTAAAAAGAGGAAACTTCCAATAACCACACTTTTCCAATGGGAAAAATATGCCCCCACTACTGGGTGAGCTCTCCATGCGGGAGGACTCTGAAGTGATCACTCATGAGGGACACTTAGGAGACAATAGAGGATTAGGTTAGACTTGATAAAGGTCGGCGCTTGGGATAAGAAAGCTTGGtttcgggccaggcgcggtggctcccacctgagatcccagcacgttgggaggctgaggcaagaggattgcttgaactcagggctttgaggctgcagtgagctatgactgccccactgcactccagcctgggtgacagagcaaaactctgtgtcaaaagaaaaaccaaggctgggcacggtagctcatgcctgtagtcccagctactcgggaggccaagacaggagaatcgcttaaacccgggaggcagaggttgcagtgagccaacatcacgccactgcattccagcctggcccacagggcaagactgtgtctcaaaataaattaataaaaaaaaaaaaaaatcaataaacaaaagaaagtggtttcaGCTGTGCCCTCTGAAACTTAATGTCTCTTACTGACTTTTCTAAATCTAAGTGTCTCCATCCATAGTGGGGGATACCAAGGCCATGGTCACCTCCTGATGTGACTGTCTCATGAGGAAATGATGGGAATTCCTTTATGACTCTGCAGTGGTCCCTCCGTGGCTGCTGGAGGGGGTCCTGGCTGATTCCCAGCTCTACATCCTGTAGATTCTCACACCCAGGGCCTCCTTCGGCCTCTTCTCGGGATTCTCAGAGCAGGAGCCTCTCTCCCTTGCCCGGTGAAACTCATTCTCCCCTCTCCCATCCACCTCACCCATGGCCACAATCCTGAGACTTCCCCCCGGGAGGCACACTTCTCCTCGCTGCCCTGCTGCTCCCACGGAAACCGTCCTGCTTCTCACACTGACGTCTGCTCTCTAATCACAGAGGATCCTGTCATTAAAAGATTCCTGGCCTGGGACAAAGATCTGAGGGTGTCAGACAAGGTAAGGTTCTCCATGTAACTGTGTTCCTGTTCCAATGCACGGCCAGGGGGAGGGCGCAGTTTCCAAACCCACAGTTCTccctccaccacctcccaccagatgctcctacagttttttttttttttttttttttttttttttttgtgagacagagtcctgctctgttgcccaggctggagggcagtgtctcgatcttgactcactgcagccgatgcctcccgagttcaagcgattctcctgcctcagcctccaagcagctgggattacagacgtgaaccaccacgcctggctaatttttgtgtttttagtagagacggggttttgccatgttggacaggttggtcccgaacacctgacctcaggtgatccacctgccttggcctcccaaagtgctgagattacagacgtcagccactgtgcccgagcAGCTCCCACGGTCTTGAGTCTCGGCAtccacacatttctttttctgaaacagagtccaGCTCTGCTCCCcaagatggagtacagtggcatgatcatagctcactctaattcttgggctcaagcaatcctctttccttagcctcctgaggagctgggactaggcacatgccaccatgctcaagtaatttttgaaatattcttagaaacagggtctcgctgtgttgcccaggttgttctcaaactgttgggctcacgtgattctcctgtctccacctctcaaagtactggggtgacaggcttgagccgccactcctggctatttttatgaTTTGTCAGCATCTCCCTCAGGACTCTGCTGGTCTCTTGCAGAGTGAATGAGCGGCCCCTGCCTCTCCTACAGGTCGTTTGGGATCTGAGCCCTTGGCCACAGTCTGGCGGCAGCCCTGAAGCTCCTGACCCCTCTACTCTCAGCTCTTTGGGACAGTTctctgcctggcacataaaagacCCTCCTGACACCAGCCGACCTAGATACACCCCCTCCAGAGATCCCATCGGAGCCCACCATCCTGGAAGCATCACCAAAAACCCTTCCTCTGGCTTCTCGGATTTGCATCCGACCTTCGAATATCCCTCCACCCCGCAATTTCCACATGAGCACAGTCACCCCAACACTGAGGTCCCTTCTCTGATGGGCAACCCCTCCCCAGACCCCCATTCCACTATCTCCACAATCTTCCTCTCCCAAGATGTGACCTctccttctctgtgttcttttCTCTCCATCAGTACCTCCTGGCTATGGTCATAGCGTATTTTAGGCGGGCCGGCCTCCGCTCCTGGCAGTACCAACGCATTCATTTCTTCCTGGCTCTGTGAGTGGTTTGCTACCTCCTATCCGTCAATATCTAATGCCCTGGGACAGCCGGGGAAGTGGGATTCCagcctttcatttattctttcacctaTTTGTCCTCTTTACTCTGTGTATAAAAAAGACAGGATTATAGCATCTTAGACTGttgtttctaaaaagaaactCAGGCTGCGCGTAGTGGCTTACGCcagtaatcccggcactttgggaggccgaggcaagcggatcacctgaggtcaggagttcgagaccaacctggtcaacgtgggaaaaccccatctctattaaaaatagaaaaattagccgggcgtggtggtgtgcacctgtaatcccagctactcgggaggctgaggcaagagaaccccttgaacccaggaggtggaggttgcagtaagctaaggttaagccactgtactccagcctgggtgacagagcaagacttttctgaaaaaaaaaaaaaaaaaaaaaaagagccaaaaaaaacccaaattccAGTGCCAGTGTACTGgaataaaagagtaaaagaataaaagagtccGGGAGCagtggccatgcctgtaatcccaacactttgggaagccaaggcgggtgggtcacaaggtcaggagagcgagatgatcctggctaacacggtgaaaccccgtctctacttaaaaaaaaaaaaaaaaaaattagccaggcgtggtggcgggcgcctgtagtcccagctactcgggaggctgaggcaggagaatggcgtgaatctgggaggcggagcttgcagtgagcaagatcccaccactgtactccagcctgggtgacagaacaagactccatctcaaaaaaaaaaaaaaaaaaaaaagaataagacaaaAGGAACTATAAACCGCTCctaaggggagaagaaaaggagcagAGGAATGGACATGACACTTCTCCCAGCAAGTAGATGTTTCTggttctctctctgtccttcccaCATCAACCACAAACGCCATCAACCTCCTCCGGGTTCCCGTGACAGAGGTCACAGTTCAGTTCCCCCTCGCATCACTCGAATCCACTGTCAAATGCTCCCTGCTGGGGTCTCCTGGAGTCTCTCCCCAAGCCAGGGGGCTTCCTAGGGCAGCCTGAGCAGCTTTCCAAAGCATGACAACCTCACTGCCCAGCTGAACAACTTCATTAGCTGATGTCTTTCTCTACCGAGGCCAGGGTCCACAGTGCCAATTCCGCCCTCTCTAAAATCCCTACAAGCACACTGGCTCGCCATCTTGGTGTTTCACGGTTTGGCTTCACTGCTCCTCCAAATGCCCTCCACTCGACTTTGCATTTGTGTTTTCTGTCTGCGTGTCCCACACACATGTGGttctgaagggaaggacccatTCCTTGAACTCCGTTCACCCCACAGCCTCTGTGATGCCTTTCCTCGTCTTCCAACTTCTGCATGCCCGTAGCTCTCTAGTTACATCCTGGACACTGGGATTAGGTCATCTGCCCTGATTACTCCCAGTCCCATTAGACTAGATGCCTGTAGAAGGCAGGGTCCTGGCAAAATATCAATGTatccaatttcttttatttttttgagacagacttgccctgtcccccaagctggagtgcagtggtgagatcatagctcactgcagcctccatatcctgggctcaagcgatcctcccacctcagcctcttgattagCTCCAACTACAgggctgtgccaccacacctggacagtttgtttgtttatttatttattgagacagagtcttgctctgcctctcaggctggaatggagtggcccaatctcgactcactgcaacctccgcctcctgggttcacacaattcttatgcttcagcctcttgagtagataGGAATAATGCATATGCTACCACACcaggatgatttttgtatttttagtagagatgggatttctccatgttgaccagctcgtctccaactcctggtctcaagcgatccaccagcttcagccttctaaagtgctggcattacaggcaggagccaccacgtcTAGCATATTTCTTAGATTTGTAATAGAGAcgagggtcttgctgtgttgcccaggcccatctcaaactcctggcctcaagtgatcctcctgctttggcctcccaatgtgctgggattccaggcataagccaccactcttTGTCACCAGTTGGGTTTTTGTCTCCATCCTGAAGGAGTGGGAGACGCCCTTGATCAGGTCTCTGTCCAGCAGAGCCCTCCTGAGGAAGGCGTGGCTCTCTGCAGGGTGGGTGCCAGTCCTGAGCTAGGGACGgtcccctgccctcctctctggGAAGCTGACCTCAGCCGGAGGTCTCTCCTGGTGGTGCCCCTGAGCAGTAACCTGATTTCTGTCCCCAGCTACCTGGCCAATGACATGGAGGAGGACGACGAGGCCCCCAAACAAAACATCTTCTACTTCCTGTATGGGAAGACCCGCTGTCACATACCCTCGTTCCATACGCGTCGGTTCCAGTTATTCTGTTCCATGCGCTGGAGGGCCAGGGAGATCCGCTCTCAGATAGCCTTGTTCCACAAGCTTCGGTTCCAGTTCTTCTGTTCCATGCGCTGCAGGGCTTGGGTTTCCCCGGAGGAGttggaggaggtgggtggggcctggggaggtggagggggtggggaggaatcGGGTGGGCTGGAGGCtggatgaggggagggaggggtatCCTGGGGAGTCCCTGTCTTCTCAAAGGGTGTTTGTTTTTCCAGATCCAGGCTTATGACCCACAGCACTGGGTGTGGGCGCGAGATCGCGCTCGCCTTTCCTAGAGCTCCAGGGACCGTGGAGGCCTGAGGTCATCGGCCTGAGAGAAGGTACATCTGCATCCTCCGGGGTAAAGGCAGAATACTGGGGTCTATTTTGGAAATCCGAGGAACCCAATTGCTTGATCCGgcttcaagcctgggcaacgtggcgagatcccctctccacaaaaatacgaaaatcagccAGGCGATGTGGGAGGCATCTCtactcccaactactcaggaggctgaggtgggaggatcgctggagcctgggaggtcagggccgCAGGGAGCCCtgatcctgccactacaccccagcccgggcgacagagtgagaccctgactcaaaaataatcataaatattgAGTTCGGGGAGGTTCATTATGATTGACGCACCTGAGGTACCAATTTGGGTCGAGGGTTCAGTGAAGCTTTGGTTTACATCTTGCGCAGATAACCACATTGAGCACAGAGCATGAGACTTCATCATGAGGAGGGAGGATTAGGATTAGACTTCTGGACTCGTGGTTCGCGATGTTGTCACATTAGAAACAGATCTAGCATGGTTACAAGTTTAGATCTTAAGTGACACGAAAGGCCCCAGCTGTGATGAAGTCCAAAGCCACATCCTCTGAGGGTACCCTACTCCCTGGGCAGACCCACCCAAAGTCCTTGCTATGAAGCAGATCACTGGGGCTGACCTTGGGTGTATTAAATGAGTTTTGGAGTCATGGTCACCAAAGTGTGAGTATCACAGTTGAACACGATGGTTCAGAAGCAGGGTATAGAATGAAAGGCAGGAGATAAAATTGCATTTCTCAATTGCTCTGAACTCTAGTTAGACTTGACATGGGACGTGAATAAGCTTCCTGTCTAGAGAGCTGCCTCCTTGAAGTGTCACATCGTCTCTCTCACTTCCAGAATACTGGGCCCAGGGGAGATGCGGATTTTCAGCAGGAACTTTATACCAATGCTAATGGCAGACaccaggaaggaggagaggagccaTGTGTGCAGATCATCTAGAAGAACCTGGACCGTTCTTGATGGA is part of the Nomascus leucogenys isolate Asia chromosome 17, Asia_NLE_v1, whole genome shotgun sequence genome and encodes:
- the LOC100595491 gene encoding LOW QUALITY PROTEIN: speedy protein E2B (The sequence of the model RefSeq protein was modified relative to this genomic sequence to represent the inferred CDS: deleted 1 base in 1 codon), which produces MTSEIPTFLIGRTGLCGHLEVHAHEKATDRTETSFRERGQIMGNIMTWYLAHPQDEQSPQRSTSGYPLQEVVDDKVSGPSGPGVDHSPPGRSLCRKRKKEWSDESEESSEEPQKELKRQRVLLVLPEHHEAFNRLLEDPVIKRFLAWDKDLRVSDKYLLAMVIAYFRRAGLRSWQYQRIHFFLALYLANDMEEDDEAPKQNIFYFLYGKTRCHIPSFHTRRFQLFCSMRWRAREIRSQIALFHKLRFQFFCSMRCRAWVSPEELEEIQAYDPQHWVWARDRARLS